Proteins from a genomic interval of Piscinibacter sp. HJYY11:
- a CDS encoding alpha-D-ribose 1-methylphosphonate 5-triphosphate diphosphatase: MTTDHLILSNARIVLADAVVHGHVRVQGGRITEIAAGHTAVPNAHDLDGDYLLPGLVEVHTDNLERHVTPRPKVNFPMLGAVLAHDAEVASAGITTVLDAIGVGDPYDEGFRSKDQSELLQVLDRLDEAGLLRADHLIHVRCELPAHNARALFEPFAKHPRLRLISLMDHTPGQRQWSEIEHARVYYTGKKGWSNEQFEAEVRIAPERQLQYARPNRAWFTDFAHTHGVALATHDDTTVEHVDEAHALGASMSEFPTTLAAARRAKALGLSTVMGAPNVIRGGSHSGNVAAMTLAREGVLDALSSDYVPSSLLRAAWQLSGEAGFSLPDAVKVVTRNAAHAVGLQDRGEIAPGLRGDLLRVREIGGHPLVRETWVQGRRVA, from the coding sequence ATGACCACTGACCATCTCATCCTCAGCAACGCCCGCATCGTGCTGGCCGACGCGGTGGTGCACGGCCACGTGCGCGTGCAGGGTGGCCGCATCACCGAGATCGCCGCCGGCCACACCGCGGTGCCGAATGCACACGACCTCGACGGCGACTACCTGCTGCCCGGCCTGGTGGAGGTGCACACCGACAACCTCGAGCGCCACGTCACGCCGCGGCCCAAGGTCAACTTCCCCATGCTGGGCGCGGTGCTGGCACACGACGCCGAAGTGGCCTCGGCCGGCATCACGACGGTGCTCGACGCCATCGGCGTGGGCGACCCGTACGACGAAGGTTTCCGCTCCAAGGACCAGAGCGAGCTGCTGCAGGTGCTCGACCGGCTGGACGAGGCGGGCCTGCTGCGCGCCGACCACCTGATCCACGTGCGCTGCGAGCTGCCGGCCCACAACGCACGCGCGCTCTTCGAGCCCTTCGCGAAGCACCCGCGCCTGCGCCTCATCTCGCTGATGGACCACACCCCCGGCCAGCGCCAGTGGAGCGAGATCGAGCACGCCCGCGTCTACTACACCGGCAAGAAGGGTTGGAGCAACGAGCAGTTCGAGGCCGAGGTGCGCATCGCCCCGGAGCGCCAGTTGCAGTACGCGAGGCCGAACCGTGCCTGGTTCACCGACTTTGCGCACACGCACGGCGTCGCGCTGGCCACGCACGACGACACCACCGTCGAGCATGTCGACGAGGCGCATGCGCTGGGCGCGAGCATGAGCGAGTTCCCCACCACGCTCGCCGCCGCCAGGCGCGCCAAGGCCCTGGGTCTCAGCACCGTGATGGGCGCCCCCAATGTGATCCGCGGCGGCTCGCACTCGGGCAACGTGGCCGCGATGACGCTCGCCCGCGAAGGGGTGCTGGATGCGCTGTCGTCCGACTACGTGCCGAGCAGCCTGCTGCGCGCCGCCTGGCAGCTGTCAGGCGAAGCCGGCTTCAGCCTCCCCGACGCGGTGAAGGTCGTCACCCGCAACGCTGCGCATGCGGTGGGCCTGCAAGACCGCGGCGAGATCGCCCCCGGCCTGCGCGGCGACCTGCTGCGCGTGCGCGAGATCGGTGGCCACCCGCTGGTGCGCGAGACCTGGGTGCAGGGCCGCCGCGTGGCGTAG
- the phnL gene encoding phosphonate C-P lyase system protein PhnL, with product MLQIESLSKHFTLHLRGGLELPVLKDVSLSVNPGECVALLGASGQGKSTLMKCLYGSYGADSGAIWFDASHGRIDIAQATPQQMLALRRKDIAYVSQFLRAVPRVPALDVVAERWLQARPGLDADEAQEAARQEVRRLFTRLNLPPGLWELPPATFSGGEQQRVNIARGFIEPARLLLLDEPTASLDAANRRVVIELIHQARAAGTAIVGIFHDEEVRDAVASRCVSLH from the coding sequence ATGTTGCAGATCGAATCCTTGTCCAAACACTTCACGCTGCACCTGCGCGGCGGGCTCGAGCTGCCGGTGCTGAAGGACGTGTCGCTCAGCGTGAACCCCGGCGAGTGCGTGGCCCTGCTCGGCGCCTCGGGCCAGGGCAAGAGCACGCTGATGAAATGCCTCTACGGCAGCTACGGCGCCGACAGCGGCGCGATCTGGTTCGACGCGAGTCACGGCCGCATCGACATCGCGCAGGCCACACCGCAGCAGATGCTGGCCCTGCGCCGCAAGGATATCGCCTACGTCAGCCAGTTCCTGCGCGCCGTGCCGCGTGTGCCCGCGCTCGACGTGGTCGCCGAGCGCTGGCTGCAGGCCCGCCCCGGGCTCGATGCGGATGAAGCGCAGGAAGCGGCGCGACAGGAAGTGCGACGCCTCTTCACCCGCCTCAACCTGCCGCCCGGCCTGTGGGAGCTGCCCCCCGCCACCTTCTCCGGCGGCGAGCAGCAGCGGGTCAACATCGCCCGCGGCTTCATCGAGCCCGCGCGCCTGCTGCTGCTCGACGAGCCCACCGCATCGCTCGACGCGGCCAACCGCCGCGTCGTCATCGAGCTGATCCACCAGGCCCGCGCCGCCGGCACCGCGATCGTCGGCATCTTCCACGACGAGGAAGTGCGCGACGCGGTGGCCAGCCGCTGTGTCTCCCTGCACTGA
- the phnK gene encoding phosphonate C-P lyase system protein PhnK — MTEPLLQVQGLHHQFPLARRFAVEDASLALHPGEVIALVGESGSGKSTLLNCIAGRLQPTQGRVLYTAASGEVLDVHHLTERERRRLERTEWGHVQQDASLGLRMNVSAGANIGERLMGQGDRHYGRLRSTATEWMQRVELQPERIDDSPRAFSGGMRQRLQIARNLVTRPRLVLMDEPTSGLDVSVQARLLDLIRLLVARLRLSAIIVTHDLGVARLLAHRTLVMREGRIVEQGLTDRVLDDPQHAYTQLLVSSVVAP; from the coding sequence ATGACAGAACCCCTCCTCCAGGTGCAAGGCCTGCACCACCAGTTTCCCCTTGCCCGCCGCTTCGCGGTGGAAGACGCGAGCCTGGCGCTGCACCCGGGCGAGGTGATCGCCCTCGTCGGCGAATCGGGCTCGGGCAAGAGCACGCTGCTCAATTGCATCGCCGGCCGGCTGCAGCCGACGCAGGGCCGGGTGCTCTACACGGCCGCCAGCGGCGAGGTGCTCGACGTGCACCACCTCACCGAGCGCGAGCGCCGGCGGCTCGAGCGCACCGAGTGGGGCCACGTGCAGCAGGACGCGAGCCTCGGCCTGCGCATGAACGTCAGCGCCGGCGCCAACATCGGCGAGCGCCTGATGGGCCAGGGCGACCGCCACTACGGCCGCTTGCGCAGCACCGCCACCGAATGGATGCAGCGTGTGGAGCTGCAGCCCGAGCGCATCGACGATTCGCCGCGGGCCTTCTCCGGCGGCATGCGCCAGCGCCTGCAGATCGCGCGCAACCTCGTCACCCGTCCGCGCCTCGTGCTGATGGACGAGCCCACCTCAGGCCTCGACGTGTCGGTGCAGGCGCGACTGCTCGACCTCATCCGCCTGCTGGTGGCGCGGCTGCGCCTCTCGGCCATCATCGTCACGCACGACCTCGGCGTGGCGCGCCTGCTCGCACACCGCACGCTCGTGATGCGCGAGGGCCGCATCGTCGAGCAAGGCTTGACCGACCGGGTGCTCGACGATCCGCAGCACGCGTACACGCAGCTGCTCGTTTCTTCCGTGGTGGCGCCGTGA
- a CDS encoding GNAT family N-acetyltransferase: MPAELDVREARRTDIRTLIDLYTAAGLDTRGAHDETEMRMNWDRMRTAAPGVRVFIFSLAGLPVGTYTLFILPLLAHSGAPEAVVEDVAVHPEAQGQGIGRRMMEHARELAREAGCYKLALSSNQKRVEAHAFYERLGFERHGYSFVVTP, translated from the coding sequence ATGCCCGCTGAACTCGACGTGCGCGAAGCCCGGCGCACCGACATCCGCACGCTGATCGACCTCTACACCGCCGCGGGCCTCGACACCCGCGGCGCGCACGACGAGACCGAGATGCGCATGAACTGGGACCGCATGCGCACCGCCGCGCCCGGCGTGCGTGTCTTCATCTTCTCGCTCGCCGGCCTGCCGGTCGGCACCTACACGCTCTTCATCCTGCCCTTGCTCGCGCACAGCGGCGCGCCCGAGGCCGTCGTGGAAGACGTGGCCGTGCACCCCGAGGCGCAGGGCCAGGGCATCGGGCGCCGCATGATGGAACACGCCCGCGAACTGGCGCGCGAGGCCGGCTGCTACAAGCTCGCCCTGTCGTCCAACCAGAAGCGGGTGGAGGCCCATGCCTTCTATGAACGGCTCGGCTTCGAGCGGCACGGCTACAGCTTCGTGGTGACGCCATGA